In Helianthus annuus cultivar XRQ/B chromosome 9, HanXRQr2.0-SUNRISE, whole genome shotgun sequence, the following are encoded in one genomic region:
- the LOC110878667 gene encoding N-acylphosphatidylethanolamine synthase isoform X2, whose translation MGRKMEWAGKANHLLGLPRKTVIMAVGTFAKAVALVLNSTSVSNADTLLNLVRSRPPGVPLITVSNHMSTLDDPVMWGFKGFPTCNAHLQRWVLAAEDICFKNTVYSYFFRLGKCIPITRGGGIYQEHMSEALELLSNGEWLHTFPQGKVYQEDEPIRRLKWGTASLIARAPITPIVLPIIHQGFEKDGLKTSWMDL comes from the exons ATGGGGCGCAAAATGGAGTGGGCGGGCAAAGCAAATCACCTGCTAGGGTTACCACGGAAGACGGTGATAATGGCGGTCGGAACTTTCGCTAAAGCTGTTGCACTTGTTCTCAACTCCACCTCCGTTTCCAACGCCGACACTCTCCTTAACCTCGTCAGATCTCGACCTCCCGGTGTTCCTCTCATCACCGTCAGCAATCACATGTCAAC GTTGGATGATCCGGTTATGTGGGGATTTAAAGGCTTTCCTACGTGTAATGCTCACTTGCAACGATGGGTGCTGGCTGCTGAAGATATATGCTTCAAAAATACGGTTTATTCATATTTTTTCAGGCTTG GGAAATGCATTCCAATTACTAGGGGCGGTGGAATATATCAGGAACACATGTCGGAAGCTCTTGAGCTGTTAAGTAATGGTGAATGG TTACATACGTTTCCTCAAGGAAAAGTCTACCAAGAAGATGAACCAATAAGACGATTGAAGTGGGGAACTGCTAGTCTCATTGCTCGTGCCCCTATAACCCCAATAGTCTTGCCAATTATTCATCAAGGTTTCGAGAAg GATGGGTTAAAAACAAGTTGGATGGACCTGTAA
- the LOC110878667 gene encoding N-acylphosphatidylethanolamine synthase isoform X1: protein MGRKMEWAGKANHLLGLPRKTVIMAVGTFAKAVALVLNSTSVSNADTLLNLVRSRPPGVPLITVSNHMSTLDDPVMWGFKGFPTCNAHLQRWVLAAEDICFKNTVYSYFFRLGKCIPITRGGGIYQEHMSEALELLSNGEWLHTFPQGKVYQEDEPIRRLKWGTASLIARAPITPIVLPIIHQGFEKVMPEKYMFGRRPPVPLWNKDIKIIVGEPIEFDIAKLKQTAISTSRSSSSFSNEGWPPFGPLDEAAQRCLYIDISERIRSVMEKMRVISKKLKV, encoded by the exons ATGGGGCGCAAAATGGAGTGGGCGGGCAAAGCAAATCACCTGCTAGGGTTACCACGGAAGACGGTGATAATGGCGGTCGGAACTTTCGCTAAAGCTGTTGCACTTGTTCTCAACTCCACCTCCGTTTCCAACGCCGACACTCTCCTTAACCTCGTCAGATCTCGACCTCCCGGTGTTCCTCTCATCACCGTCAGCAATCACATGTCAAC GTTGGATGATCCGGTTATGTGGGGATTTAAAGGCTTTCCTACGTGTAATGCTCACTTGCAACGATGGGTGCTGGCTGCTGAAGATATATGCTTCAAAAATACGGTTTATTCATATTTTTTCAGGCTTG GGAAATGCATTCCAATTACTAGGGGCGGTGGAATATATCAGGAACACATGTCGGAAGCTCTTGAGCTGTTAAGTAATGGTGAATGG TTACATACGTTTCCTCAAGGAAAAGTCTACCAAGAAGATGAACCAATAAGACGATTGAAGTGGGGAACTGCTAGTCTCATTGCTCGTGCCCCTATAACCCCAATAGTCTTGCCAATTATTCATCAAGGTTTCGAGAAg GTGATGCCTGAAAAATATATGTTTGGCAGGCGACCTCCTGTACCGTTATGGAATAAGGACATAAAGATCATTGTTGGTGAGCCAATAGAATTCGACATTGCCAAGTTAAAACAGACAGCTATATCAACATCGAGAAGTTCATCTTCTTTCTCAAATGAGGGCTGGCCGCCTTTTGGGCCGTTGGATGAGGCAGCACAAAGATGTCTCTACATCGACATTTCAGAACGTATTCGATCTGTCATGGAGAAAATGAGAGTTATTAGCAAGAAGCTAAAGGTATGA
- the LOC110878667 gene encoding N-acylphosphatidylethanolamine synthase isoform X3, whose protein sequence is MGRKMEWAGKANHLLGLPRKTVIMAVGTFAKAVALVLNSTSVSNADTLLNLVRSRPPGVPLITVSNHMSTLDDPVMWGFKGFPTCNAHLQRWVLAAEDICFKNTVYSYFFRLGKCIPITRGGGIYQEHMSEALELLSNGEWLHTFPQGKVYQEDEPIRRLKWGTASLIARAPITPIVLPIIHQGFEKATSCTVME, encoded by the exons ATGGGGCGCAAAATGGAGTGGGCGGGCAAAGCAAATCACCTGCTAGGGTTACCACGGAAGACGGTGATAATGGCGGTCGGAACTTTCGCTAAAGCTGTTGCACTTGTTCTCAACTCCACCTCCGTTTCCAACGCCGACACTCTCCTTAACCTCGTCAGATCTCGACCTCCCGGTGTTCCTCTCATCACCGTCAGCAATCACATGTCAAC GTTGGATGATCCGGTTATGTGGGGATTTAAAGGCTTTCCTACGTGTAATGCTCACTTGCAACGATGGGTGCTGGCTGCTGAAGATATATGCTTCAAAAATACGGTTTATTCATATTTTTTCAGGCTTG GGAAATGCATTCCAATTACTAGGGGCGGTGGAATATATCAGGAACACATGTCGGAAGCTCTTGAGCTGTTAAGTAATGGTGAATGG TTACATACGTTTCCTCAAGGAAAAGTCTACCAAGAAGATGAACCAATAAGACGATTGAAGTGGGGAACTGCTAGTCTCATTGCTCGTGCCCCTATAACCCCAATAGTCTTGCCAATTATTCATCAAGGTTTCGAGAAg GCGACCTCCTGTACCGTTATGGAATAA